The following nucleotide sequence is from Parambassis ranga chromosome 21, fParRan2.1, whole genome shotgun sequence.
ttacatttttatgaGCTTGTATGCCAGAAGCTACTGATTGTAATACATATGTTTATTTATCTGAAATTCACAGCTAGAGGCTCTACTCATTATGGTTTCTCATCTGTGAAGCATATACTGTAAAAGCCTAATAGCATCAGATTGTAAATCTACCAgcaaacatttttgttttttttatttgtattattacaAAGACAGCCTGTTGGATTTGTAGTTGTAGCTAATATAGAAGAGATAAACATGGGAATCAACAAACAGAACACATTAtttttgattttctgttttttcccccatatgtatcaaaatgttaaatatgaaaAGATATACTACATAGTCACATATATATTCAACTACCTCAATATTTAGCTTCGTCAAACAAATCATACTGTGCAGCTCTTAAATAAGTGTCTACTTCACATATCAGTACagtttatatatacatatccaCATATCAGTCAAAGCTATATACAGTGTTTTAAGGAGGTTGCGGTGTTAGACAACTTGACCCAGGCGCTTCTTGATAAAGTGGGACACCAGGATTTGAGGTCTCTGCTGGTATTCTACTAGAACATCGTGAGGGGAGGTGATCTGGTCTCCATCGAAGCGGTTCAGCAGTGCCACGCAGattacagcagctgcagaggaaaagGAGGTGATCAGGGATAATGTGGTGATTTTCTCGGTTGGCTAGCTGAAGGAGGGAAAGGTATCTTTAAGCTAAGCTATTGTTTATTACCTTTGAGGCCACAGACACGACACATAGCAGCAAAAACTGTGGACTCCATTTCAATGTTCCTCACTCCAGCTTCATAGGCCTTCCTCAGATACTCCAGTTTTTCCTCGTGGGAAAAGGAGCAGAGAGCTCCGTCAAGGCGACCTTGACCTTCAGAGGTTCAGCACATGTCAGTGATTTTGTCAGTACATGACGAGTACAAGTGAACACCTGGGAAAGATGCTGTTTTGTGCTACCTTCATAGAAGTCGTGGGTGCACATGGTGTTTCCGATCACTGTTGGAAAGTTCTGCAGCTCAGAggagcactgcagcagctcGTTGGCTACTCCCTCATCCAGCTCTGTGCTCCTGGTGATAACTTTACCCAGAACCACCTGTTCAAACTGGGGAAGGAAGGAGTAGTCCACTGCTTTATC
It contains:
- the upp2 gene encoding uridine phosphorylase 2; its protein translation is MAPILLNCMGNEHSDYIKQQVQVKNPYLDTMEEDILYHFSLGTKTHNLPEMFGDIKFVCVGGSPNRMKAFAQFIHQELKLPGNPEDLTDICEGTDRYCMYKVGPVLSISHGMGVPSISIMLHELIKLLHHAQCRDVVLFRLGTSGGVGLAPGTVVITDKAVDYSFLPQFEQVVLGKVITRSTELDEGVANELLQCSSELQNFPTVIGNTMCTHDFYEGQGRLDGALCSFSHEEKLEYLRKAYEAGVRNIEMESTVFAAMCRVCGLKAAVICVALLNRFDGDQITSPHDVLVEYQQRPQILVSHFIKKRLGQVV